One window of the Synechococcus sp. CC9311 genome contains the following:
- a CDS encoding CocE/NonD family hydrolase has translation MKKSLVDLVQTIKAVGPILLSAIKSGQLFVPQCELTDPDPDVLCEYDVRIPVSEGFSVTANIYRSRKAAKNGVKVPVVMCAHPYDNHLTPALKKTPFNAAPQQYRLIPQPSGKPAFSKITSWESPDPNFWVSSGYAVVNMNMPGYSNSEGPPSAFTEHQAKCYYEAIEWVAKQPWCTGKVGLNGVSFLAISQFHVAACQAYGGPPPSLCCISPWEGLTDPYRDIYAIGGLPEVGFPAFWWITEVKPVINGSQKDFVESEGDIPTDWGDKHPLYDDFWKSKAAKLEEITIPMLVCGSFSCQSLHTMGSFRAFIKAQSKHKWIYTHRTGQWNSYYSPEVQTLTRNFMDCFLKGDESSGFLNRPSVRLEVRSSLDKIHEIRHENEWPIARTNYTKLFLGQQQSLQLEPQEIETELSYSAKHGKTTFQYTFAEDTELSGYMKLCLWVEARSRDAGEKQPEDMAFYVAVNKLDSENKPVHFYGCIGTTNDMVTRGWGRASLRELDPMESTDWNPVPSASRWQLLKKAEIVQINIALYPSSTFFMAGESIKLIIGSSEIISTPPYIKNSSFNHGKHIIHYGGKYDSHLLVPKI, from the coding sequence GTGAAAAAATCATTGGTTGATCTTGTCCAAACGATTAAAGCTGTTGGTCCAATATTGTTAAGCGCTATTAAAAGCGGTCAATTGTTTGTTCCTCAATGCGAACTCACTGATCCCGACCCAGACGTCTTGTGCGAGTACGATGTAAGAATTCCTGTGAGTGAGGGATTCTCCGTCACGGCAAATATTTACCGCTCAAGAAAAGCGGCAAAGAACGGAGTGAAAGTACCTGTAGTGATGTGCGCGCATCCATATGACAATCATCTAACCCCTGCTCTTAAGAAGACACCTTTTAACGCTGCACCTCAGCAATATCGTTTGATTCCCCAACCATCTGGTAAGCCAGCATTCTCTAAGATTACGAGTTGGGAATCTCCAGATCCAAATTTTTGGGTTTCCTCCGGATATGCCGTTGTCAATATGAATATGCCGGGCTATTCCAATAGTGAGGGACCACCAAGTGCATTTACCGAACATCAGGCCAAGTGCTATTACGAGGCTATTGAGTGGGTTGCAAAGCAACCTTGGTGTACAGGCAAAGTTGGTCTAAATGGGGTCAGCTTCCTTGCTATCTCGCAGTTTCATGTTGCGGCATGCCAAGCATATGGTGGCCCTCCTCCATCCCTCTGCTGTATTTCACCCTGGGAAGGTCTTACAGATCCATATCGAGATATTTATGCGATTGGTGGTCTTCCAGAAGTTGGTTTTCCAGCTTTCTGGTGGATAACTGAAGTCAAACCTGTTATCAACGGTTCACAGAAAGATTTTGTGGAGTCAGAAGGGGACATCCCCACAGATTGGGGAGACAAGCACCCTCTTTATGATGATTTTTGGAAATCTAAGGCAGCAAAATTAGAAGAGATCACGATCCCCATGCTCGTTTGCGGCTCGTTTTCTTGTCAAAGCTTGCACACAATGGGCTCTTTCCGAGCATTTATCAAAGCGCAGTCAAAACATAAGTGGATCTATACACATCGCACGGGTCAGTGGAACTCGTACTACTCACCAGAAGTACAAACTCTGACTCGTAACTTTATGGATTGTTTCTTGAAGGGAGATGAGTCAAGTGGATTTCTAAATAGACCTAGTGTACGTCTAGAAGTCCGCTCCAGCCTTGACAAAATTCATGAGATTCGCCATGAGAACGAGTGGCCAATTGCTCGAACTAATTATACAAAACTCTTTTTAGGGCAACAACAATCGCTTCAGTTAGAGCCTCAGGAGATTGAAACGGAACTGTCATATTCAGCAAAACATGGAAAAACAACTTTCCAATACACATTTGCGGAAGATACTGAACTCAGCGGATACATGAAACTTTGTCTTTGGGTGGAGGCACGGTCAAGGGATGCTGGTGAAAAACAACCGGAAGACATGGCCTTTTATGTTGCTGTTAATAAGCTCGATAGTGAAAACAAACCAGTTCACTTTTATGGCTGCATTGGTACGACCAATGATATGGTGACACGAGGCTGGGGTAGGGCATCCCTTCGAGAACTTGATCCTATGGAATCTACCGATTGGAATCCTGTGCCCTCTGCTTCGCGATGGCAGTTACTTAAGAAGGCTGAAATTGTGCAGATCAATATTGCTTTGTATCCCAGCAGTACATTTTTTATGGCAGGTGAGAGCATCAAACTTATAATTGGATCAAGCGAAATCATTTCTACTCCTCCATATATAAAAAATAGTTCTTTTAATCATGGAAAGCATATTATTCACTATGGCGGTAAATATGACTCACATCTTCTCGTCCCAAAGATCTAG
- a CDS encoding class I adenylate-forming enzyme family protein: protein MCPGFEGCIRSSDRRELSVGEEGVLWVKSPTLTVGYWNNLAATAEIIQEGWLNTGDAMRLDDDGYLWFCGRRKQIIVHDGSNICPQDVEEALMEHPAVDQAGVIGIEDAVHGQHVHAYVSFKSGFDVPTVPELIVFARERVGYKAPEVLQVLPSLPLNAVGKINRVALHAMSSRH from the coding sequence ATGTGTCCTGGTTTTGAAGGCTGCATCCGCTCATCCGATCGACGAGAGCTGAGTGTTGGTGAGGAGGGTGTGCTTTGGGTTAAGTCGCCCACTCTGACGGTCGGATATTGGAATAATCTCGCCGCTACAGCAGAGATCATTCAGGAGGGTTGGCTCAATACGGGTGACGCCATGCGTCTCGATGATGATGGCTATCTCTGGTTTTGTGGTCGCCGCAAACAAATCATCGTTCACGATGGATCCAATATTTGTCCTCAAGATGTAGAGGAAGCTTTGATGGAGCATCCCGCTGTAGATCAAGCTGGTGTGATCGGGATTGAAGATGCTGTGCATGGACAACATGTGCATGCTTATGTCTCTTTCAAATCTGGTTTCGATGTCCCCACAGTTCCAGAACTGATTGTTTTTGCGCGTGAGCGTGTTGGGTACAAGGCTCCGGAAGTTTTGCAGGTTCTTCCCTCTCTTCCTCTTAATGCTGTGGGAAAGATCAACCGTGTGGCCCTTCATGCCATGAGCTCCAGGCATTGA